From the Candidatus Neomarinimicrobiota bacterium genome, one window contains:
- a CDS encoding fibronectin type III domain-containing protein: MKSTQRKLTGLIIMAVFLASGCDSPPEVTIDMPAAQESVAEVVRIECTATDDDSVTRVELWVDGDSTGLADDEEPFTFAWNTKEYTDRSSHALVARAYDVANQAGESDTVTVTVDNRRSYPQPLGITSTAFRSGRYTIVWDRSRDADFASYRVEKSSEPSMTDSRVIFTSERVSDTSYVDRKIDPLQPQHYRVIVIDTLSFESEGPILTSPIYPPPKAIDIMSVTYDFEKMTVAWSSSPDGNFRDYQLLYAASPTGSKKSLARYSDRAVSEHVLDDFDPTKENWFWIRSTNSYDQTTTGKGASNEVDSPPPRIDVKTVKYDLKKMAVTWDKCQETDFESYELLYAQEETGPRTLYATITDADENSYRLTDYDPTHKNWFWVRTTDYWGQTSVGRGITNKVDSPPREIAVRSVKYTLDEMVVKWKRSKDKDFQNYEVLYSETEGGERVSLATIASRKKTSYTLTEFDPSHENWFWINVADRWGLESVGKGKSNKIDAPPQTVDITAVEYDDNSMTISWDQSTEPDFFSYTLLYSEMEDGPRRSLVTSRDSSRTSYVMRDFDPTHENWFWVKVSDKWGLTSTGMGKSNEVNFPPEPLDVTSVNYDLEKFVLKWERSAHPDFVSYDLLVSHTRQGRKRVIASFADREITLFSLVGQGKFDPSRERWFWIRTTDHWGQESFGRGYKVLDDNPTEPILAEVVYRNDSFYFTWTRNPDDDFKSYTLYQSSQADMSTEEEIFSSSVKSDTTFVLEDVGPWHTKYYRLEVQDVWGLTTSSVPVTGDSHSWFVKTYGGTDPERGQSVQQTEDGGFIVTGQTYASDKNGDVWLLKTDPKGREEWSRTFGGEGTDHGYSVQQTVDGGYIIAGFTEAYREKWSDVWVIKTDEHGNQQWNRTFGGFKWDKAHAIQQTRDGGYIILGYTFSFGSGDSDIWLIKTDRQGDREWNKTFGGSNWDYGYSVNETDDGGYIITGYTESFGRDWSDIWLIKTDSLGNGEWNRIFGNREYDYGHLVQQTLDGGYITVGVTRAFYPGFEDVWLIKTDREGREEWNRTFGGRSWDKCYAVDQTSDGGFVLTGSTQLMEDRGSDVWLIKTDSQGISQWKRLFDASDSDDVYSVHQTTDGGYVITGFTESAVEGASDLLLIKTDPGGNVPPDGK, translated from the coding sequence GTGAAATCGACACAGCGAAAACTCACGGGACTGATCATAATGGCAGTCTTCCTGGCTTCGGGGTGTGACAGTCCCCCCGAAGTGACCATCGATATGCCGGCGGCTCAAGAGTCTGTAGCTGAGGTGGTGAGGATCGAATGTACCGCCACGGATGACGATTCGGTCACCCGGGTGGAATTGTGGGTTGATGGTGATTCTACAGGGCTGGCGGATGACGAGGAGCCGTTCACTTTTGCCTGGAATACTAAAGAATACACCGACCGGTCATCACACGCTCTTGTTGCCAGGGCTTACGACGTCGCCAACCAAGCGGGGGAAAGTGATACCGTTACGGTGACCGTGGACAACCGGCGCTCGTATCCTCAGCCTTTAGGAATTACTTCTACGGCATTCAGAAGCGGCAGATATACAATAGTTTGGGACCGTTCCCGCGATGCGGATTTTGCTTCCTATCGGGTGGAGAAGTCCAGCGAGCCGTCGATGACTGACTCAAGGGTGATCTTCACCTCGGAGAGAGTGTCTGATACATCCTACGTTGATCGAAAAATCGATCCGCTGCAGCCTCAGCACTACCGTGTGATAGTCATCGATACGTTAAGTTTTGAGAGCGAGGGGCCGATCCTGACTTCGCCCATCTATCCGCCTCCGAAAGCGATCGATATCATGTCTGTCACTTACGATTTTGAAAAGATGACCGTGGCTTGGAGCTCATCACCGGATGGCAACTTCCGTGACTATCAACTCCTCTATGCGGCCTCGCCCACCGGCAGTAAAAAATCTCTGGCACGGTATTCAGATAGAGCGGTATCAGAGCATGTTTTGGACGATTTTGATCCCACAAAGGAAAACTGGTTCTGGATCAGGAGCACCAACAGCTATGACCAGACGACAACGGGGAAAGGCGCCTCAAACGAAGTGGACAGCCCGCCGCCAAGAATTGACGTAAAGACGGTGAAGTATGACCTCAAAAAAATGGCGGTAACGTGGGACAAGTGTCAGGAGACTGACTTTGAATCCTATGAGCTTCTTTACGCCCAGGAAGAAACGGGTCCAAGGACTCTGTACGCTACTATTACCGATGCTGATGAAAACAGCTACCGGCTGACCGACTACGATCCAACTCACAAGAATTGGTTCTGGGTCCGGACGACCGACTACTGGGGTCAGACCTCAGTTGGCCGGGGGATAACTAATAAGGTCGATTCTCCTCCCCGGGAAATAGCCGTCAGATCTGTGAAGTATACCCTGGATGAGATGGTGGTGAAGTGGAAGCGCTCCAAAGATAAGGATTTTCAGAATTATGAGGTTCTCTATTCTGAAACGGAAGGAGGCGAAAGGGTATCGCTGGCGACGATTGCTAGCAGGAAGAAGACTTCCTACACACTCACAGAATTTGACCCGTCACACGAGAACTGGTTCTGGATTAATGTGGCTGACAGATGGGGACTGGAGTCGGTGGGTAAAGGTAAATCCAATAAGATTGACGCGCCGCCACAAACGGTGGATATCACTGCGGTGGAATACGATGACAACAGTATGACTATCAGTTGGGACCAATCCACAGAACCCGACTTCTTCTCTTATACACTGCTCTACTCAGAAATGGAAGACGGTCCCAGGCGATCACTGGTCACCAGCAGGGACAGCAGCAGGACTTCTTATGTTATGCGCGATTTTGATCCCACTCATGAAAACTGGTTCTGGGTTAAGGTTAGTGATAAATGGGGTCTTACGTCCACTGGCATGGGAAAATCGAACGAAGTCAATTTCCCTCCGGAGCCGCTGGATGTAACTTCCGTGAACTACGACCTGGAGAAGTTCGTTTTGAAGTGGGAGCGGTCCGCACACCCTGATTTTGTCTCTTATGATCTTCTCGTTTCGCACACGAGGCAAGGTCGTAAGCGGGTGATAGCCAGTTTCGCTGATCGGGAGATAACACTCTTTTCACTCGTCGGTCAAGGGAAGTTTGACCCCTCACGGGAAAGATGGTTCTGGATAAGGACCACGGATCATTGGGGTCAGGAGTCGTTTGGCAGGGGATATAAAGTGCTGGATGACAATCCTACCGAGCCGATCCTCGCTGAAGTAGTCTATCGCAACGATTCGTTCTATTTCACATGGACCAGGAATCCCGACGATGACTTCAAATCTTATACACTATATCAGTCATCACAGGCTGATATGAGCACTGAAGAAGAGATATTTTCCAGCTCCGTAAAGAGCGATACCACCTTTGTCCTGGAGGATGTGGGACCGTGGCACACAAAATACTATCGTCTCGAAGTGCAGGACGTCTGGGGACTGACCACTTCATCTGTTCCTGTTACAGGCGACTCCCACAGCTGGTTTGTCAAAACCTATGGCGGTACCGATCCAGAAAGAGGTCAATCCGTACAGCAGACAGAGGACGGCGGCTTCATTGTAACGGGACAGACCTACGCCTCAGACAAGAACGGTGATGTATGGCTGCTGAAGACTGATCCGAAGGGGCGTGAGGAATGGAGTCGAACATTCGGCGGTGAAGGGACAGATCACGGTTACTCTGTTCAGCAGACCGTGGACGGAGGTTATATCATCGCCGGTTTTACGGAAGCTTATCGTGAAAAGTGGAGTGATGTCTGGGTTATCAAGACCGATGAACACGGCAATCAGCAGTGGAACCGCACCTTTGGTGGTTTCAAGTGGGACAAGGCACATGCCATCCAGCAGACCAGAGATGGTGGATATATCATTCTAGGCTACACCTTTTCCTTTGGTAGCGGTGACTCGGATATCTGGCTCATCAAGACGGACAGGCAGGGCGATCGGGAGTGGAACAAGACCTTTGGCGGGTCGAACTGGGATTACGGTTATTCTGTCAATGAAACGGACGACGGAGGATATATTATCACTGGCTACACGGAATCGTTCGGTCGCGACTGGAGCGATATCTGGCTCATCAAGACTGATTCTCTGGGCAACGGAGAGTGGAACAGGATATTCGGTAACCGTGAATACGACTACGGTCATCTTGTGCAGCAAACTTTAGATGGGGGATATATTACAGTCGGTGTCACCCGTGCTTTTTACCCGGGATTTGAGGACGTCTGGCTCATCAAGACAGACCGGGAGGGGAGGGAAGAGTGGAATCGGACTTTCGGCGGCCGGAGCTGGGATAAATGTTATGCGGTTGATCAAACTTCAGATGGCGGTTTTGTTTTAACTGGTTCCACGCAGCTCATGGAAGACAGGGGGTCTGACGTCTGGCTTATAAAAACAGACAGTCAGGGAATCAGCCAGTGGAAGCGTCTGTTTGATGCCAGCGATAGTGATGATGTATATTCTGTTCATCAGACTACCGATGGAGGTTATGTGATTACGGGATTTACCGAATCCGCTGTTGAAGGTGCCAGTGACCTTTTGCTGATCAAGACCGATCCCGGTGGAAATGTACCGCCCGACGGTAAGTGA